In Fibrobacter sp. UWH6, a single genomic region encodes these proteins:
- the tyrS gene encoding tyrosine--tRNA ligase: MQFRPVKEQLDILMRGVIDIVPQDELEKKLQKSYETGVPLRIKMGVDPTAPDVHFGHTVVMRKLRQFQDLGHTVVLIVGDYTAQIGDPSGRNKARPRLTHEQVLENAKEYQEQFFKVVRRDQVEIHYNGEWFSKLDFSKVTELMGQFTVAQMLEREDFHNRYTANTPISLHEFMYPMMQGYDSVAIKSDVELGGTDQKFNVLRGRDLQIFEGMEPQIGLFMPILLGTDGKVKMSKSIGNYVGLNEAPDVMYHKIYSLADSIVENWFELLTEIPMEEIKQMMADVASGKMNPNEAKHRLAIDIVTQYYGAEAAVAAAAKEKEVHSGNAIPSDAAECSVAAGSYGALDLLVEVKAFASKGEARRMVQNGGVKIGGEKLADPQAQIEIKGGDQMVIQVGKRKFYKVNF, encoded by the coding sequence ATGCAATTCCGTCCTGTTAAAGAACAGCTTGATATTTTGATGCGCGGCGTTATCGATATCGTCCCGCAGGATGAACTCGAAAAGAAACTCCAGAAGTCTTACGAGACTGGCGTTCCCCTCCGTATTAAGATGGGCGTGGACCCCACCGCACCGGACGTTCATTTCGGCCATACCGTTGTGATGCGCAAGCTCCGTCAGTTCCAGGATCTGGGTCATACCGTTGTTCTTATCGTCGGTGACTACACCGCACAGATTGGTGACCCCAGCGGCCGTAACAAGGCCCGTCCTCGTTTGACTCACGAACAGGTTCTGGAAAACGCCAAGGAATACCAGGAACAGTTCTTCAAGGTTGTCCGTCGCGACCAGGTGGAAATCCACTACAATGGCGAATGGTTCTCCAAGCTGGACTTCAGCAAGGTCACAGAACTCATGGGCCAGTTCACTGTAGCCCAGATGCTGGAACGCGAAGACTTCCACAACCGCTATACTGCAAATACCCCCATTAGCCTTCACGAATTCATGTACCCCATGATGCAGGGCTACGATTCCGTGGCTATCAAGTCCGACGTGGAACTTGGCGGTACCGACCAGAAGTTCAACGTGCTCCGCGGTCGCGACCTTCAGATTTTTGAAGGCATGGAACCCCAGATCGGTCTCTTCATGCCTATCCTCCTTGGTACCGACGGCAAGGTCAAGATGTCCAAGTCCATCGGTAACTACGTGGGCCTCAACGAAGCCCCGGACGTGATGTACCACAAGATCTACAGCCTGGCTGACAGCATCGTTGAAAACTGGTTCGAACTCTTGACCGAAATCCCCATGGAAGAAATCAAGCAGATGATGGCTGACGTGGCTTCCGGCAAGATGAACCCCAACGAAGCTAAGCATCGCCTGGCTATTGACATCGTCACCCAGTACTACGGCGCCGAAGCCGCGGTCGCTGCCGCCGCCAAGGAAAAGGAAGTCCACAGCGGTAACGCCATTCCTAGCGACGCAGCAGAATGCTCTGTAGCAGCCGGTTCCTACGGCGCTCTCGACCTCCTCGTTGAAGTCAAGGCCTTTGCCTCCAAGGGTGAAGCCCGCCGCATGGTCCAGAACGGTGGCGTAAAGATTGGCGGTGAAAAACTTGCTGACCCCCAGGCCCAGATTGAAATCAAGGGCGGTGACCAGATGGTTATCCAGGTGGGTAAGCGTAAGTTCTACAAGGTGAACTTCTAA
- a CDS encoding outer membrane beta-barrel protein codes for MKKSLSILALAAASTFAASAPHTHDGFFLSFAMGLGFQSIDFVLGDYDDETTSQSGLATDIDIKIGFSLTNNLALHLTLAGNTPTSTIYDLEDFNEDDEFKDFKTNLSILGIGATYYFPGNYLASASIGVGQFRVCDDIPTFQANVQGNPDDYSRSGFALQLAGGKEWWISENWGIGATAAILYGRETNLGDATESSIGISARLTATWN; via the coding sequence TTGAAAAAGAGTTTGTCTATACTCGCTCTTGCTGCGGCGTCCACTTTTGCGGCTTCTGCACCCCACACCCATGACGGATTTTTTCTGAGTTTTGCAATGGGACTGGGTTTCCAGAGCATTGATTTTGTCCTTGGTGATTATGATGACGAAACAACCAGTCAATCGGGGCTAGCAACAGACATTGATATAAAAATCGGTTTTTCCTTAACAAACAACCTCGCCCTTCACTTGACCCTTGCTGGCAACACCCCCACATCCACGATTTACGATCTTGAAGATTTTAACGAGGATGACGAATTCAAGGATTTTAAGACAAACCTTTCCATCCTCGGCATCGGTGCTACATACTATTTCCCGGGCAACTACTTAGCATCTGCGTCTATCGGCGTCGGACAGTTCCGCGTATGTGATGACATTCCCACATTCCAGGCCAATGTCCAGGGGAATCCAGACGATTACTCCCGCAGTGGCTTCGCTCTCCAGCTGGCCGGCGGCAAGGAATGGTGGATCAGCGAAAACTGGGGTATCGGCGCAACGGCCGCTATTCTGTACGGCAGAGAAACTAATCTTGGCGACGCAACTGAATCTTCCATCGGTATATCCGCAAGGCTTACCGCAACTTGGAACTAA